Genomic window (Nitrospirales bacterium LBB_01):
TGTTTTGCTGAGAGCTCCACATCCTCAACCCTCGTGGGGTTTAAAAATATGGCTGCGTCAAACTTTCCGCCTCTTACGCTTTCCACAGTCTTTTCAACACTCATCTCGTACCCAAACTCACTGATATTATAGAGCCTCCCAAACACTATGTCATGCAGCACCATAACGTCTATACCATTTACGCCATCCGGTCTGACGCCCCTATATGTAAGAGTATAGAAGCTGCCGCCAAGATACAGACCAAATGAGAGAGTTTTGCTTCTTATATGAGCTGTTATGTCAGCATTCTGACCGATGTGTTGTACGTCAAAATACTCTTTAAGACGTTCCAGATTATCAGCCGTTATCCCATTGACCATCCTGTGCGTTGGTAAAATAGAGATACCGCCGTCACGAATATTTGTTATAAGCATAAGCACGTAGTCATAGCCCTGTGGCGTGTCAGCGCCATTTTCTGCTCTCATTAGTCTTTGGTATTCCAGAGCGGTCTCATATCTGTGATGCCCGTCTGCAATAAAAAAGCTCTCACCCTCAAGTGCATCGGTTATTTTTGCGACATCCGCACTGTTATCTATAATCCAGCACCGGTGAAACGTTTTATCGGAGTCTGTGTATTCAAAGTATGGAGCTGTTGAATTATAGGCGTCAAGAACGCCGATAAGGGTATCATTGTTGCTGTTATATAGAGAAAATATCGGGCTTGTGTTAGCTCCTGAGGAGCGCATCAGGTTAAGCCTGTCTTGTTTAGGTTTAGAGTGGGTCATCTCATGCGGATAAACGCCACACCCGGGTTTAACCAGTTTAACGGCGGCAAAAATCCCCCGCATTTTGTTTACTGAACCATTACATTCATATAAAACCTCATACAGAAAAAAGGCAGGTTTATCTTTGAATTTCATAGTGCCGTTGTCAATCCATTCGTTGAG
Coding sequences:
- a CDS encoding DUF1015 domain-containing protein, whose amino-acid sequence is MTGAAPFKGLMYDPQRVSLSDVTAPPYDIITPEMQANLHSKSPYNIVRVDWAMERPGDNDKENKYVRAAKTLNEWIDNGTMKFKDKPAFFLYEVLYECNGSVNKMRGIFAAVKLVKPGCGVYPHEMTHSKPKQDRLNLMRSSGANTSPIFSLYNSNNDTLIGVLDAYNSTAPYFEYTDSDKTFHRCWIIDNSADVAKITDALEGESFFIADGHHRYETALEYQRLMRAENGADTPQGYDYVLMLITNIRDGGISILPTHRMVNGITADNLERLKEYFDVQHIGQNADITAHIRSKTLSFGLYLGGSFYTLTYRGVRPDGVNGIDVMVLHDIVFGRLYNISEFGYEMSVEKTVESVRGGKFDAAIFLNPTRVEDVELSAKQGVRMPPKSTYFYPKIPTGIVINNLGGR